Genomic segment of Candidatus Thermoplasmatota archaeon:
GTCGAACGCCTCCTGGAACGCATGGTAGAAGTCCGCCTCCCGCTGGTTTATGCCCTCTGCCACGTCCAGCTTCGAGTACGCGCTGTACCCGAGGTGGCTGTCTGAGATGTGAACGACTCTCAATGCCTGCCACGCTCCGTCGTCGCTATGATGTCCTCGATCTCTGCGAGGTCGGCCGACGAGTCGCTGAACGGGGGGGCTCCCTTGTGCTCGAAGATCTCAGCCAGCTTCCTGTCTATCGTCTTCACGGAACCCCAGACCGCGATGATGGCCACAGCGATGATGGATACTGCCAGCAAAGCAAATACGAGCCCCTGTTGAACCATTGAGTGAACCAGGGGAAAGACCACTACGAATCCGACGATCATGTAGAACGCGAGAAAGATCCACTTCAGGGCTTTGGCGGTGTCTTGATACCCGATTTTCTCAGCGGATCTCGTGCTGAGCATGGCCTCGCTCGTGGAGACCTCGATGAGTCTTATGGTCCTGCTCCAGATTCCGAACATGGCCGATTCTACAACTATCAGCGACCCCGTCACTAGTATGAACAGTATGAGATCCTCGTTGCCCCCCACTAGGTAGGCGTAGTCAGAAATGTCCGGGGCGATGCCGACGGCCAATGCGACGACCGATACCATGATGATTATGTACACGAACAGTCTAGAAATATCGCCCCTCATCTCGTTTGACAAGCGGAGAGACGATTTCGAGCGACTGCGCATGTTCCTTACAACGAGGTTGAAATACGACGCCATGAACAGGAACGATCTGGGCACCTTCTCCTCTATTGCCTTGGTCGCCTTGTCCGAGAACTTCACGCTATACGGGACAACGAGCGCCGAAATCGTTGTGACAAGGACGATAGTCGGATAGAGGTTGATCTCCGTCCTTATGCTTGTCGGGTGTGCGGTGGTGCCTATCGCGATGGCAGCTATCATCAGCGAGAACTCCCCAATAGCGATCATGCTCAATCCAGCACCTATGGAGTTCCTTGCGCCGAATCCAAAGATGAACGTGGATAAGGTGCAGGAGAACATCTTGGCCATGAGGAAGACCGCAGTGATGATAGCCGTTGTGACTAGGAACCTGGGCTGAGTGAAGAGCGCGAGGTCCACCAACATCCCAACTGTGATGAAGAACATCGCCCCGAACAGATCCCTGATGGGTTCGATCTTTCTGACGACATCGCCCAAGAACTTCGATTCTGAGACGATTACGCCCATCACGAACGCACCAATGGCCTCCGAGAATCCGATGTAGCTCGCGAAGACAGCCATCGAGAAGCATAGGCCCAGGACGGTCAGCACGAGTAGCTCGGTGGAGCGCTGCTTGCCCACATAGTCTACCAGGCGGGGCACCACAGCAAGGCCGAAGACTATGGACGCCGCGACGAAAATGCCCATCTTCAGGGCCAAATCTGCGAGTTGTCCCGGACTGACGCCTCCCTGGGAGATGAGTCCAGAAACCGCTGCGAGGATGAGGACGGCCGCGAAATCCTCAACTACGAGCAGCCCAACAATCAGCCGTGCACGCTCGTTGTCGAGCCCTCCCCTCTCCCTTAGCGACCTTACGATTATCATCGTTGAGGCTACTGAGAGCATCGCTCCCAGCAAAGACGCCTCGAGGGAGGTCCATCCTAGCGCTCTGCCAAGCTGGTATCCTATCCCAATCATGAGGATAATCTCAAGGCTCGCAGCAGCAATCATGCTCACGCCTATCTTCCTGAGACGTTTGAGGCTGAACTCGAG
This window contains:
- a CDS encoding cation:proton antiporter, whose translation is MLDLQTGFLINMAVVIAVAAIIVILFNRLKQPLILGYLVAGMVAGPFVISAEYAVSSTSGDMVISAEPVIQMLAKMGIILITFTIGLEFSLKRLRKIGVSMIAAASLEIILMIGIGYQLGRALGWTSLEASLLGAMLSVASTMIIVRSLRERGGLDNERARLIVGLLVVEDFAAVLILAAVSGLISQGGVSPGQLADLALKMGIFVAASIVFGLAVVPRLVDYVGKQRSTELLVLTVLGLCFSMAVFASYIGFSEAIGAFVMGVIVSESKFLGDVVRKIEPIRDLFGAMFFITVGMLVDLALFTQPRFLVTTAIITAVFLMAKMFSCTLSTFIFGFGARNSIGAGLSMIAIGEFSLMIAAIAIGTTAHPTSIRTEINLYPTIVLVTTISALVVPYSVKFSDKATKAIEEKVPRSFLFMASYFNLVVRNMRSRSKSSLRLSNEMRGDISRLFVYIIIMVSVVALAVGIAPDISDYAYLVGGNEDLILFILVTGSLIVVESAMFGIWSRTIRLIEVSTSEAMLSTRSAEKIGYQDTAKALKWIFLAFYMIVGFVVVFPLVHSMVQQGLVFALLAVSIIAVAIIAVWGSVKTIDRKLAEIFEHKGAPPFSDSSADLAEIEDIIATTERGRH